Below is a genomic region from Aquila chrysaetos chrysaetos chromosome 13, bAquChr1.4, whole genome shotgun sequence.
ACATGCAATATGCTTCCTCTAAAAAAGGAGTTACCCACTTGGGATGTGCATTGCCATCATCTATAAACaatatctgttttccttcacagtATGTTTTCTGCATTACACTGGAGCTCAGCATTTGTATAGCCAGACTCAACttgattttcctctttcagaaacCTGTGCCTTTTGCTGTTAATTTCAGCAGATTTCAAGGAATGGGCTCAGATATGTTTTGCCTGTCAGTACACAGCATCTGCTTTACCTCTTTCAGGTCTTCATATATTATGATCATAGTATTCTCATCCTCAATGTGTTTGTTCCAGGTGACTGCATGATCAAAACAGGATCCCCagacaactgcaaaaaaagagacaaaagcaTCAGTGTGACCGTCTTTTCTTACTGGGTACTTACTTCTCTCTGACTGAAGAATTGTCTTCTGTTGCCTATCAGTTACATCaatgcaaacaaacagaacagcCTGTCCTTTCCACCGTACCATACTGTACATCAGAATAACAGAGGCTTCCTCTGGACTTTTGTAGATAAATGGTTTccacacagaaatacaaatttcagtGTGTCCTTCCCCTCTGTTTCTGTATTGTCATTTAAACAtgtcttaaaagcaaaagccagaCATCAGTCTAAATCTAAAATTTGGGTTGCTAATGAGGTGTGCAGGAACATTAAAGACAAcaaactgtcattttattaccaCTTAGATCTGTAGCACTTCCTCTGTCACTAAGTGGCAGAATTTTGACCCAATGCCATTGTCAAACTGCCATGCAACTCCCTCACCCTTGCCTGGAAGAGCAAAATACCCAGAAGCAAAGCATCTTTTGGACATTCTCCCCATTCTGGCATTCAGCTGCCTCCTTTATCATGATGTATGGCCATCAGTAAACTAATTATGACACAGCTGTTTTCCCACTGGCCCCATTTagttgttttcaaatatttttttttctgttgcttcttcAGCTACATTCAGTAACTATAACAATACCTTTCCCATTCATGAACTCTGAGAAGAACTCATCCCAGGAGCTGTAACTGGGGACTCTTGGCACACTGTTgtggaaatgcaaaaatgaaacagctgtATCTTTAGGGTTTTGAAACAGCACTAGTATCTGGAGTGGGAGAAAGAGGTCAACAATTTTAGATCACTTATTTCCCCTGGCAACCAAAATGAGAGTATAACCAAACATTCTGCAATCAATAACATACTGAGGgctataaagtattttattagtTAGGGCATGAAGAACAAATTTATAACATGATCATAATAAAGACCTTGTTACCACTTCTAAGATTTGCTTATGTCATGAAGCAATTGTAGAAAGAAGCAACTGGAAAAACTGTAATATTGTCATTCAATACTATCCCATAGCTACCTAAGACCTGGGAAATTATTAGGAACTATTTGCCAAACCCCTGCTAGGAAAAGCTCTGTTCAATTCTCCTTCAGGAAACCACAGCTGTTACAATCATCTcccatttttcaaagcatggcAATAATGTACTTGAAATCCTAAGAGACTATAATCCTCACAGAAGTGtaaacacttctgaaaacacattATACACAtcaaatttttttgttatacatgttatattttttcctgtctcattgagcaaaaaatacatggaaaaaaatccacatctCTTAACCAATTAATTCCTTCATCTGTGGTACATCTCGTAAGTGCTATGTATCCACCATTGTTCAGTGACCAAGTACCAGAAATATTAAAGTTTTAACAGCGTGACTCTTTGCAAGGGGACAGTCAATGTCCCAGAGATACTGCTGCCACATTCATTCCCACTATGGTTGTGCATAGGAAAGAGTAGCATAAAAGAGGAAAGTGTGACACTCCAGCCATTTCTGAGCACTGCAACAGCCTCTAGTTCTGTTCTTGTTTGTCAACTACAGCACCCCTAAGGCTACTGTAAATTGTAGGAGGTGCTAAGCCAGCCCAGGCATCATGAGACTCCCACTGTCTCCAAGTTGCTTTCCCCCAGCGCCATCTGCTTGGGCTCAAGAAAAGGACGTGGCCCCAAAGCTACTCTTGCATGATGGTACTGTCAGAGAGATGAGGCTTgttcttggaaaaagaaaaaagcccaccTTGGCTTTGTTCTTGAAAATAGACTTGGGGAAGCAATCATAATTCAGATGTGTTGCCAAAATCCTTGGAGATGGAATCTGCTTCATCCTctttagaaataaacagaacCATAAGTGAGAACAGGTTTATTACATGGGTGCAGCAATGATCTGTGAGAGTCGCCTGTGTGAAACAGCCCCTAATCAAAAGGCATTAGTCATCCAAgattatcttttttcccctctcaggAGAAATATCTTTACTTGCTGCATGACTTCATTTTAATAACTTGTGTGCGGGggtgcaggagagagaaaacaacagACTTCAAGTGGTTCAATAGTTTCTTTTCACTAACCTGATATTTATCTGGATCTCCAATTTCAATAAATGGTAGTTCTGTGCTTACAGGTTTACTCTGGATAGTTGTAAATATCAAATCACTTATAATCTGGATAAACCAGTTCACACCTGCACCAAGAAACccagagaataaaataaaacatatcaCAGGTTTATAGCCTTCTCATTACATAGCTTAATTCAGCATAATAGACAGTCGTCAAATGACAAATAACGCTAAAGCTCTCAAATTATTAtcaacaaaataatgttttccattCATGAGATCCTCAACAGCTTTTTAACTGTGACCTTCTTGGCTCACTTATAACTGGTATGTGGAAAGCACGGCGGGCAGAACTGACTCGATGCActtaacatctttttaaaatattcataaaacaCTCAGTGACAGACAATAAAGGGAGCTTTCCTGTCTTTTACAGAGAAACACCTGGCAAGAGTCTGGataggagaaggaaggaaggaatgagCAAGGAGCTTTGCTCATTCTGCTGAGGAAAGCATCTGCCTCTCTCTACTGACCT
It encodes:
- the SULT6B1 gene encoding sulfotransferase 6B1 isoform X4, producing the protein MLKKPVPCVNWFIQIISDLIFTTIQSKPVSTELPFIEIGDPDKYQRMKQIPSPRILATHLNYDCFPKSIFKNKAKILVLFQNPKDTAVSFLHFHNSVPRVPSYSSWDEFFSEFMNGKVVWGSCFDHAVTWNKHIEDENTMIIIYEDLKENLTASVKQIAEFFGFFPTAEQIQSIADRDTFQAVEDKAEETHGAVGSILSAKVLLETGKIFSLKLRTRKWMPNSKCAEKDLSWEQS